The Blattabacterium cuenoti genome includes a region encoding these proteins:
- a CDS encoding MIP/aquaporin family protein: protein MTKICAEIIGTMILVFLGNGVVANVILSKTKGNSRNGEWLTITIGWSLAVFMGIIVSAPYSGAHLNPCVTISFAIVGKFNWDMVPSYILSQFIGAMLGSLLVWFLYKDHFFETQKEQDKLSVFVTIPSIKNLFFNFLNEVLATFIFIFISLYLTVEGTLFFKENKYPIGLGSLGALLPALLVLGIVLSLGGNTGAAINPARDLGPRIIYSIIPIPGKGKSNWDYAFVPVLGPIFGSVMAAISYLFLSS from the coding sequence ATGACAAAAATTTGTGCGGAAATCATAGGAACAATGATTTTAGTATTTTTAGGAAATGGAGTAGTAGCAAATGTTATTTTGTCAAAAACCAAAGGGAACAGCAGAAATGGAGAATGGCTTACTATTACTATAGGATGGTCATTGGCTGTTTTTATGGGAATAATAGTTTCAGCTCCTTATAGTGGAGCTCATTTGAATCCGTGCGTTACAATAAGTTTTGCCATAGTTGGAAAATTTAATTGGGATATGGTTCCATCTTATATTTTATCTCAGTTTATTGGAGCTATGTTAGGATCTTTATTAGTATGGTTTTTATATAAAGATCATTTTTTTGAAACTCAAAAAGAACAAGATAAATTATCTGTTTTTGTTACGATTCCTTCTATAAAAAATTTATTTTTTAATTTTTTAAATGAAGTATTAGCTACTTTTATTTTTATATTTATTTCTTTATATCTTACAGTAGAAGGAACCCTTTTTTTTAAAGAAAATAAATATCCTATAGGGTTAGGATCTTTAGGGGCATTACTTCCCGCTTTATTGGTATTGGGAATTGTTTTATCCTTAGGAGGAAATACTGGTGCAGCTATTAATCCTGCTCGTGATTTAGGACCAAGAATCATATATTCTATCATTCCAATTCCTGGTAAAGGGAAAAGTAATTGGGATTATGCTTTTGTTCCTGTATTAGGACCTATTTTTGGAAGTGTGATGGCTGCAATATCATATTTATTTTTATCATCATAA
- the glpK gene encoding glycerol kinase GlpK, translated as MFMKKYVLSLDQGTTSSRAIIFDKIGNIISVAQREFTQIYPYPGWVEHNAEEIWSTQASVALEAILKANLEGENIVSIGITNQRETTVVWDKKTGEPIFNAIVWQDRRTSKYCDLLKKEGLTEMIRKKTGLIIDPYFSATKIKWILENIPEARKKANSGSLAFGTIDSWLIWNLTGKEIHVTDVTNASRTMLFNIHTLSWDQELIDLFDIPITMLPEVKSSSEIFGYTTGHILSHKIPISGIAGDQQASLFGQMCTKIGMVKNTYGTGCFMLMNVGDSPVFSQNNLITTVAWKIKNKVQYALEGSVFIAGAVVQWLRDGLGLLISSSEAETLASSVENTEGLYVVPAFSGLGAPYWDQKARGTIVGITRGTSSAHFVRAALESIAFQNMDVLKAMEADSGISIKELRVDGGATVNKLLMQFQSDILNVRVVKSKISELTAAGAAYLAGLAVNYWTSLEDIQKKWQLEQVFEPKGMSSRLERIQGWEKAIKTTRSWSGQ; from the coding sequence ATGTTTATGAAAAAATATGTGCTATCATTAGATCAGGGAACTACTAGTTCTAGAGCTATTATTTTTGATAAAATTGGAAATATTATTTCCGTAGCTCAAAGAGAATTTACACAAATTTATCCTTATCCTGGATGGGTGGAACATAATGCAGAAGAGATATGGTCGACGCAAGCATCCGTTGCTTTGGAAGCAATTTTAAAGGCAAATTTAGAAGGTGAAAATATTGTTTCAATAGGAATAACCAATCAACGAGAAACTACTGTAGTATGGGATAAAAAAACGGGAGAACCTATTTTTAATGCTATAGTTTGGCAAGATAGACGTACATCAAAATATTGTGATCTTCTCAAAAAAGAAGGATTAACTGAAATGATTCGGAAAAAAACAGGCTTGATTATAGATCCTTATTTTTCTGCCACAAAAATTAAATGGATATTAGAAAATATTCCTGAAGCTAGAAAAAAAGCTAATTCTGGATCTTTAGCATTTGGAACTATAGATTCATGGTTAATATGGAATTTAACCGGTAAAGAAATTCATGTCACAGATGTAACTAATGCTTCTCGTACCATGCTTTTTAACATTCATACACTTAGTTGGGATCAAGAATTAATTGATTTATTTGATATTCCAATAACAATGCTCCCAGAAGTTAAATCATCTAGTGAAATTTTTGGTTATACTACAGGACATATTCTTTCTCATAAAATTCCCATATCTGGGATAGCCGGAGATCAACAAGCATCTCTTTTTGGACAAATGTGTACTAAAATTGGAATGGTAAAAAATACTTATGGAACAGGTTGTTTTATGTTAATGAATGTAGGAGATTCTCCTGTTTTTTCTCAAAATAATTTAATTACCACTGTTGCTTGGAAAATTAAAAATAAAGTTCAATATGCATTGGAAGGAAGTGTTTTCATTGCAGGAGCTGTTGTTCAATGGCTGAGAGATGGATTGGGGCTTCTTATATCTTCAAGTGAAGCAGAAACTTTAGCTTCTTCAGTGGAAAATACGGAAGGTTTATATGTGGTTCCAGCTTTTTCCGGTTTGGGTGCTCCTTATTGGGATCAGAAAGCTAGAGGAACCATTGTTGGTATAACAAGAGGGACCTCTTCCGCTCATTTTGTTAGGGCTGCGTTAGAAAGTATTGCTTTTCAAAATATGGATGTTCTGAAGGCTATGGAAGCAGATTCTGGTATTTCTATAAAAGAACTTCGTGTAGATGGAGGAGCTACGGTAAATAAATTGTTAATGCAATTTCAATCCGATATTTTAAATGTGAGAGTAGTAAAATCAAAAATTTCTGAGCTTACAGCAGCTGGAGCAGCTTATTTAGCTGGATTAGCTGTAAATTATTGGACCAGTCTTGAAGATATTCAAAAAAAATGGCAACTAGAACAGGTTTTTGAACCAAAAGGAATGTCTAGTCGTTTGGAAAGAATTCAAGGGTGGGAAAAAGCAATTAAAACAACTCGTTCATGGTCTGGTCAATAA
- a CDS encoding glycerol-3-phosphate dehydrogenase/oxidase: MMKGFLNRDRFLNILENVNHWDIIIIGGGSTGLGIALDSASRGYKTLLLEQSDFSKGTSSRSTKLVHGGIRYLAQGNIKLVYEALQERGLLLKNAPHLVKKQKFIIPIFSWKMGLLYWTGLKLYEWLSGSLSFGKSKFISKNETIKNFPEIKTNKLKGGILYYDGQFDDARLAINLAQTCVQQGGILLNYFQVKNLIKKVGNKISGVVAYDLETKKKYSIYSKIVINATGVFSDSISRMDESECPILIKPSQGTHIVLNKSFFSSSNAVVIPKTSDGRILFCVPWYDHVLVGTTDTFLEKSVLEPKPLEEEIDFILQTFNKYFVFNPKKSDILSAFSGLRPLFVPNNYSSTTKTKDISRSHKLMISPSGLISIIGGKWTTYRKMSEYAVNKAVEIGKLNKRPSVTKNIKIYGSNSLYQSQNYHWKKYGEDEYHIKKLIEENPLLGTPLISQDSSYYYCTEAEVIWMVRYEMARTIEDVLARRFRLLFLNAKKAIDIAPRVASLMAKELSRDEKWEKSQIADFKELAMRYYYPVV, translated from the coding sequence ATGATGAAAGGTTTTTTAAATAGAGATAGGTTTTTGAACATTTTAGAAAATGTAAATCATTGGGATATTATCATTATTGGAGGAGGATCTACCGGATTAGGAATTGCTTTGGATTCTGCTTCCAGAGGATACAAAACTCTTCTTTTAGAGCAGTCTGATTTTTCTAAAGGAACTTCCAGTAGAAGTACAAAATTGGTTCACGGAGGAATACGATATTTGGCTCAAGGGAATATCAAATTAGTTTATGAAGCTTTACAAGAAAGAGGATTATTGTTAAAGAATGCACCTCATTTAGTGAAAAAACAAAAATTTATTATTCCAATTTTTAGTTGGAAAATGGGTCTTTTGTACTGGACAGGTTTGAAACTATATGAATGGCTATCCGGTTCATTGAGTTTTGGAAAGTCCAAATTTATATCCAAAAATGAAACAATTAAAAATTTCCCTGAAATTAAAACTAATAAGTTAAAAGGAGGTATTTTATATTATGACGGACAGTTTGATGATGCTCGTTTAGCTATTAATTTGGCACAAACCTGTGTTCAACAAGGTGGAATTTTATTAAACTATTTTCAAGTCAAAAATCTTATAAAAAAAGTTGGAAATAAAATTTCTGGAGTTGTAGCTTATGATCTTGAAACCAAAAAAAAATATTCTATTTACTCAAAAATCGTTATAAATGCCACTGGAGTTTTTTCTGATTCTATTTCAAGAATGGATGAATCAGAATGCCCTATTTTAATAAAACCTAGTCAAGGAACACATATTGTATTAAATAAATCTTTTTTTAGCAGTTCAAATGCTGTAGTCATTCCAAAAACTTCGGATGGAAGAATTTTATTTTGTGTTCCATGGTATGACCATGTTTTGGTAGGGACTACAGACACTTTTCTAGAAAAAAGTGTTCTTGAACCAAAACCTTTGGAGGAGGAAATAGATTTTATTTTACAAACTTTTAACAAATATTTTGTTTTCAATCCAAAAAAAAGTGATATACTCAGTGCTTTTTCTGGATTGCGTCCTCTTTTTGTCCCTAATAATTATTCTTCTACGACTAAAACAAAAGATATTTCTAGATCCCATAAACTTATGATTAGTCCTTCTGGATTAATAAGCATTATAGGTGGAAAATGGACGACATATAGAAAAATGTCTGAATATGCTGTAAATAAAGCTGTTGAAATAGGAAAACTAAATAAAAGGCCTTCTGTCACAAAAAATATTAAGATTTATGGATCCAATTCTTTATATCAAAGCCAAAATTATCATTGGAAGAAATATGGAGAAGATGAATATCATATAAAAAAATTAATTGAGGAAAATCCATTGTTAGGAACTCCATTGATATCCCAAGATTCTTCTTATTATTATTGTACTGAAGCAGAAGTTATATGGATGGTTCGTTATGAAATGGCTAGAACAATTGAAGATGTTTTGGCAAGAAGGTTCCGTTTATTATTTTTAAATGCAAAGAAAGCAATAGATATAGCACCAAGAGTAGCATCATTAATGGCTAAAGAACTTTCTCGAGATGAAAAATGGGAAAAATCACAAATAGCTGATTTCAAAGAGTTAGCTATGCGGTACTATTATCCGGTCGTTTAA
- the ffh gene encoding signal recognition particle protein, translated as MFEHLQNKFSKALQILKGDDKITEINIASSMKEIGKALIDADVNYKIAKNFIHKVKEKSIGKKVLTSLNPKQIITKIVYDELVTLMGKKSIEMNLDKDPSVILICGLQGSGKTSFSSKLAFFLRKKNKFPLLVAADIHRPAAIDQLKFLAEKINIPVFYLKENKNVLEILDQSVIYASRKKRNVIIIDTAGRLAIDEIMMKEIVNIHKHSNPDETLFVVDAMTGQDAVNTAQSFSRRLNFDGIVMTKLDGDSRGGAAITMSSIVGKPIKFISNGEKIEDLEIFHPDRIANRILGMGDIVSLVEKVQEEFDEKKTKKIYHKISKNRFNFNDLLEQIQQIKKIGSIKNIISMIPGVDRYFSFYGGNQKDSFKKIESIIHSMTPDERDNPKLLVDIKRKKRISKGSGITLNHIDLFLRQFYDINKIMKKISASSEQQIIKNFISKMMNKENGV; from the coding sequence ATGTTTGAACATTTACAAAATAAATTCTCTAAGGCTCTTCAGATCTTGAAAGGAGATGATAAAATTACAGAAATTAATATTGCATCTTCTATGAAAGAAATAGGAAAAGCACTTATCGATGCAGATGTCAATTATAAAATTGCTAAAAATTTTATTCATAAAGTTAAAGAAAAATCTATTGGAAAAAAAGTACTTACTTCATTAAATCCAAAACAGATCATTACAAAAATAGTATATGATGAGTTGGTAACACTCATGGGAAAAAAAAGTATAGAAATGAATCTTGATAAAGATCCTTCTGTTATTTTAATTTGCGGATTGCAGGGGAGTGGAAAAACTTCTTTTTCTTCTAAACTTGCTTTTTTTTTAAGAAAGAAAAACAAATTTCCTTTATTAGTAGCTGCAGATATTCATCGTCCTGCAGCTATAGACCAACTGAAATTTCTTGCAGAAAAAATAAATATTCCTGTTTTTTATTTAAAAGAAAATAAAAATGTTCTAGAAATATTAGATCAATCTGTTATTTATGCTTCTAGAAAAAAAAGAAATGTAATTATTATTGATACAGCTGGAAGACTGGCTATTGATGAAATCATGATGAAAGAAATAGTAAATATTCATAAACATTCTAACCCAGATGAAACTTTATTTGTTGTCGATGCAATGACAGGACAAGATGCTGTAAATACTGCTCAATCTTTTTCAAGAAGATTGAATTTCGATGGGATTGTAATGACAAAATTAGATGGAGATAGTCGAGGTGGAGCTGCCATCACCATGTCTAGTATTGTGGGGAAACCTATTAAATTTATTAGTAATGGGGAAAAAATAGAAGATCTGGAAATTTTTCATCCAGATCGAATAGCTAATCGAATTTTAGGGATGGGAGATATAGTTTCTTTAGTTGAAAAAGTACAAGAGGAATTTGATGAAAAAAAAACTAAGAAAATTTATCATAAGATTTCAAAAAATCGTTTTAATTTTAATGATTTATTAGAGCAAATTCAACAGATCAAAAAGATAGGAAGTATAAAAAACATTATTTCAATGATTCCTGGAGTTGATAGGTATTTTTCTTTTTATGGAGGAAATCAAAAAGATTCCTTCAAAAAAATAGAGTCTATTATTCATTCTATGACACCTGATGAAAGAGATAATCCAAAATTACTTGTTGATATTAAAAGAAAAAAAAGGATATCCAAAGGATCTGGAATAACATTAAATCATATAGATCTTTTTTTAAGACAATTTTATGACATAAATAAAATAATGAAAAAAATTAGTGCAAGCTCAGAACAACAAATTATAAAAAATTTTATATCTAAAATGATGAACAAAGAAAATGGTGTTTAA
- the argS gene encoding arginine--tRNA ligase encodes MNDHFQSIEEIAKESISVLYKLKPCPELDFQYTKKEHLGDLTLVLFSLSKKLKKPVEQIGENIGNYVQNQLNGLIQFSIIEGFLNFIFKDSYYIHLLQKMLNTNFYHLKFPSKKIMIEYSSPNTNKPLHLGHVRNSLIGSSIAKILKMVGHKIIKIQIINDRGIHICKSMIAWKKFGKGETPDSIKMKGDHFVGKYYSLFDKIYREEIRKIDKKDEMTILIEARELLKKWESGDPITRDIWKKMNKWVYSGFEETYRKLEISFDEIEYESNVYQIGKKIIKKGLEKGIFFQKKDGSIWIDLIQEGFDQKLLLRSDQTSVYITQDIGTAVERFRKYNIDQLIYIVGKEQDYHFQILFTILRRLGYIWVNKLFHLSYEMVYLPSGKMKSREGNVIDADSLILEMYSIAKKNFLKKYSKLKKEGKQEKSAEIIGLGALKYYFLKIDPRKKIIFHPEKSIDFKGKTGTYIQYTYSRIRSLERKFFDLCSLLNFCWSNIKFDIYEKNMIKILQKYPLVLKKSAINLNPSLIANYIYEVSKSFNFLYQNKKLIDPFNVIHSNICMNIIHVTGNVLKSGMNLLGIKMLDRM; translated from the coding sequence ATGAATGATCATTTTCAGTCTATAGAGGAAATAGCAAAAGAATCCATATCTGTTTTATATAAACTGAAACCTTGTCCGGAATTAGATTTTCAATATACAAAAAAAGAACATTTAGGAGATCTTACTTTGGTTTTATTTTCTTTGTCTAAAAAATTAAAAAAACCTGTAGAACAAATAGGAGAAAATATAGGAAATTATGTGCAAAATCAATTAAATGGGTTGATTCAATTTTCTATTATTGAAGGTTTTTTAAATTTTATTTTTAAAGATAGTTATTATATTCATCTTCTTCAAAAGATGTTGAATACAAATTTTTATCATTTAAAATTTCCATCCAAAAAAATAATGATAGAGTATTCTTCTCCTAATACTAATAAACCTCTTCATTTAGGACATGTTAGAAATAGTTTGATTGGATCTTCTATAGCTAAAATATTAAAAATGGTTGGACATAAAATAATAAAAATTCAAATCATTAATGATAGAGGAATACATATCTGTAAATCTATGATAGCTTGGAAAAAATTTGGAAAAGGAGAAACTCCTGACAGTATTAAAATGAAGGGAGATCATTTTGTAGGAAAATATTATAGTTTATTCGATAAGATTTATCGTGAAGAAATTAGAAAAATAGATAAAAAAGATGAAATGACAATATTGATCGAAGCTAGAGAATTATTAAAAAAATGGGAAAGTGGAGATCCAATAACTAGAGATATTTGGAAAAAAATGAATAAATGGGTTTACAGCGGTTTTGAAGAAACTTATCGAAAATTGGAAATAAGTTTTGATGAAATAGAATATGAAAGTAACGTGTATCAAATAGGAAAAAAAATTATCAAAAAAGGTCTTGAAAAAGGAATTTTTTTTCAAAAAAAAGATGGATCAATTTGGATTGATTTGATTCAAGAAGGTTTCGATCAAAAACTTTTGTTACGATCAGATCAAACTTCCGTATATATAACTCAGGATATTGGAACTGCTGTAGAACGTTTTAGAAAATATAACATAGACCAGTTAATCTATATTGTTGGAAAAGAACAAGATTATCACTTTCAAATTCTTTTTACTATATTAAGACGTTTAGGATATATATGGGTAAATAAATTATTTCATTTATCTTATGAAATGGTATATTTGCCAAGTGGCAAAATGAAATCTAGAGAAGGAAATGTAATAGATGCAGATAGTCTTATTTTAGAAATGTATTCTATTGCAAAAAAAAATTTTTTAAAGAAATATTCAAAATTAAAAAAAGAAGGAAAACAAGAAAAATCTGCTGAAATCATAGGATTAGGAGCTCTGAAATATTATTTCCTTAAAATAGATCCGAGAAAAAAAATTATTTTTCATCCTGAAAAATCTATAGATTTTAAAGGAAAAACAGGAACATATATTCAATATACTTATTCCAGAATTCGTTCTTTGGAACGAAAGTTCTTCGATTTATGTTCATTGTTGAATTTTTGTTGGTCAAATATTAAATTTGATATATATGAAAAAAACATGATTAAAATTCTTCAAAAATATCCATTGGTCTTAAAAAAATCAGCTATTAATTTAAATCCTTCATTAATAGCAAATTATATTTATGAAGTTTCTAAATCTTTTAATTTTCTTTATCAAAACAAAAAGTTAATAGATCCTTTCAATGTTATTCATAGTAATATTTGTATGAATATTATTCATGTTACAGGGAATGTTTTAAAATCTGGAATGAATTTATTAGGCATTAAAATGCTTGATCGTATGTAA
- a CDS encoding branched-chain amino acid aminotransferase, giving the protein MKIEKTLHSRIGKMDFNNITFGHQYSDHMFCSEYKDGKWNNSIIKPFGNIPFSPISPVFHYGQAVFEGMKAYKDKNEEVFLFRPEENFKRINRSAIRLEMPTIPEYIFMNGLKKLIDIDRDWIPKNYGQSLYIRPFLIANNGVLSATPSENYMFMIISTPADSYYKHPLKIKIEEKYSRSAAGGVGFTKAAGNYASSFYPTRLANEEGFDQILWTDSSTHTMIEELGTMNVFFWLKNKLITPKANDNILSGITCKSILSLAEKEGFSVEEKDLSVSEIIKGLQTGELKEAFGCGTAAVINFFKIINYQGNNFCLPDIPEKERISIRLKKSLLDIQHNLSEDPFGWRVQLKRYL; this is encoded by the coding sequence ATGAAAATAGAAAAAACCTTACATTCAAGGATTGGAAAAATGGATTTTAACAATATTACCTTTGGTCATCAGTATTCAGATCATATGTTTTGTTCCGAATACAAAGATGGAAAATGGAATAATTCCATTATTAAGCCTTTTGGGAATATTCCGTTTTCTCCTATTTCTCCTGTTTTTCATTATGGACAAGCTGTTTTTGAAGGAATGAAAGCTTATAAAGATAAAAATGAAGAAGTTTTTTTATTCCGTCCAGAAGAAAATTTCAAAAGAATAAATAGATCTGCTATTCGTTTGGAAATGCCTACTATTCCAGAATATATTTTTATGAACGGACTAAAAAAATTAATAGATATAGATAGGGATTGGATCCCTAAAAATTATGGACAATCTTTATATATTCGTCCTTTTTTAATTGCGAATAACGGTGTTTTATCGGCAACCCCTTCTGAAAATTATATGTTTATGATTATATCTACTCCTGCAGATTCCTATTATAAACATCCTTTGAAAATTAAGATAGAAGAAAAATATAGCCGTTCTGCAGCAGGAGGGGTTGGATTTACTAAAGCTGCTGGAAATTACGCTTCTTCTTTTTATCCTACTAGATTAGCAAATGAAGAAGGATTTGATCAAATATTGTGGACTGACTCTTCTACTCACACAATGATAGAAGAATTAGGTACTATGAATGTTTTTTTTTGGTTGAAAAACAAACTTATCACTCCAAAAGCTAATGATAATATATTAAGTGGAATTACCTGTAAAAGTATTCTTTCTTTAGCTGAAAAAGAAGGATTTTCCGTGGAAGAGAAAGATCTAAGTGTTTCAGAAATCATAAAAGGATTGCAGACAGGAGAATTAAAAGAAGCTTTTGGCTGCGGAACAGCTGCTGTAATAAATTTTTTTAAAATAATTAACTATCAAGGAAATAATTTTTGTTTACCAGATATTCCAGAAAAAGAAAGAATATCTATTCGTTTAAAAAAAAGTTTATTGGATATCCAGCATAATTTATCGGAAGATCCTTTTGGATGGAGAGTTCAATTAAAAAGATATTTGTAA
- a CDS encoding alpha-ketoacid dehydrogenase subunit alpha/beta, with the protein MNYNNNKKYNDDEDPTFDSFSKIVLNDYKLARISRETSILGRKEVLNGKAKFGIFGDGKEIPQLAMAKIFRNGDFRSGYYRDQTFMMAIGALTVRSFFSQLYAHSDLEAEPISSGRMMTAHFGTRFLNRDGTWKNLIQQKNSSADISSTAAQMPRLLGLAQASKIYKKLKNLKETHKIFSRDGNEVAFGTIGNASISEGLFWETLNAASVLQIPIILSIWDDEYGISVPNKYQFSKQNISDLLSGFHRNKKEKGVEIIRVNGSDYMDLTKTYIRADKIARYEHVPVIIHVTNLTQPQGHSTSSSHERYKSKERLEWEMNNDGIKKFRDWILNFKFNTKNKLQNLTNVCYLDKIDIEAKEYVKNEQKKAWKAFQKPIIEIKNEAVNILQKMQEDYSNQKWVNKYVKKYIQKLYDKTKNFTTKKSIFRITRKILYLLSEVESDSKYCLIKWIKKKYDQEQENYSSHLYSISEKSSVKITEVFPVYRNNNFEVDGRIVLRNNFDKLLELYPDLLIFGEDVGKIGDVNQGLEGLQKKYGKTRIFDTGIRESTILGQGIGLAMRGLKPIVEIQYLDYILYALQIMSDDLACLQYRTKGGQKAPVIIRTRGHRLEGIWHSGSPMGGIINYLRGILVLVPRNMVKAAGFYNTLLSGDDPALVIECLNGYRIKEKLPENLGFFRTPIGIVERTRKGKDITMVTYGSTWRIVNEAAEELHKINIDSEVIDIQSLLPFDLQKDIVKSLQKTNRLLIIDEDVPGGASAYILQKILEEQNGYYYLDSPPVTITAKEHRPPYGSDGDYFSKPSVENIVEKVLKIMHDS; encoded by the coding sequence ATGAATTACAATAATAATAAAAAATATAATGATGATGAGGATCCCACTTTTGATTCATTTAGTAAAATAGTTTTAAATGATTATAAATTGGCTAGAATTAGTCGTGAAACCAGTATTTTAGGTAGGAAAGAAGTTTTAAATGGAAAAGCTAAGTTTGGGATATTTGGTGATGGAAAAGAAATTCCTCAATTAGCTATGGCAAAAATTTTTAGAAATGGAGATTTTAGATCTGGATATTATCGAGATCAAACGTTTATGATGGCTATTGGAGCTTTAACTGTAAGAAGTTTTTTTTCACAATTGTATGCCCATTCAGATTTAGAAGCTGAACCTATTTCATCTGGAAGAATGATGACTGCACATTTTGGAACACGTTTTCTAAATCGTGATGGAACTTGGAAAAATCTTATTCAACAAAAGAATTCTAGTGCAGATATTTCTTCTACAGCTGCTCAAATGCCTAGATTATTAGGATTAGCTCAGGCATCTAAAATTTATAAAAAACTAAAAAATTTAAAAGAAACACATAAAATATTTTCTCGTGATGGAAACGAAGTAGCATTTGGAACTATTGGGAATGCCAGTATTTCAGAAGGATTATTTTGGGAAACTTTAAATGCTGCTTCAGTCTTGCAAATTCCTATCATACTATCTATTTGGGATGATGAATATGGAATCTCTGTTCCTAATAAATATCAATTTTCTAAACAAAATATTAGTGATCTTTTATCTGGATTTCATAGAAACAAAAAAGAAAAAGGGGTAGAAATTATTCGTGTGAATGGATCAGATTATATGGATCTTACAAAAACATATATTCGTGCAGATAAAATAGCTCGTTATGAACATGTTCCAGTTATCATACATGTCACAAATTTAACTCAACCGCAAGGACATTCTACTTCTTCTTCACATGAAAGATATAAATCAAAAGAACGTTTGGAATGGGAAATGAATAACGATGGAATAAAAAAATTTAGAGATTGGATTTTGAATTTTAAGTTCAATACAAAAAATAAGTTACAAAACTTAACCAATGTTTGTTATTTAGATAAAATAGATATAGAAGCTAAAGAATATGTTAAAAATGAACAAAAAAAAGCTTGGAAAGCGTTTCAAAAACCAATTATTGAAATTAAAAATGAAGCTGTGAACATTTTACAAAAAATGCAAGAGGATTATTCTAATCAAAAATGGGTTAATAAATATGTGAAAAAGTATATACAAAAATTGTATGATAAAACTAAAAATTTTACTACAAAAAAATCAATATTTCGTATTACACGAAAAATTTTATATCTACTATCTGAAGTGGAATCAGATTCAAAATATTGTCTGATAAAATGGATTAAAAAAAAATATGATCAAGAACAAGAAAATTATTCTTCTCACTTATATAGTATTTCCGAAAAATCTTCTGTAAAAATAACAGAAGTTTTTCCTGTGTATAGGAATAACAATTTTGAAGTAGATGGAAGAATTGTTTTGAGAAATAATTTTGATAAATTATTAGAATTATATCCTGATCTTTTAATATTTGGAGAAGATGTAGGAAAAATAGGAGATGTCAACCAAGGATTGGAAGGGTTGCAAAAAAAATATGGTAAAACTCGCATTTTTGATACGGGAATACGTGAATCTACTATTCTCGGTCAAGGAATTGGTCTTGCTATGCGTGGGCTTAAACCTATAGTAGAAATTCAATATTTAGATTATATCTTATATGCTTTACAAATCATGAGTGACGATCTTGCTTGTTTGCAATATAGAACAAAAGGAGGACAAAAAGCTCCTGTCATTATTAGGACTAGAGGTCATCGTTTAGAAGGAATATGGCATTCAGGTTCTCCTATGGGAGGAATTATTAATTATTTAAGAGGAATTTTAGTCTTGGTTCCAAGAAACATGGTCAAAGCTGCTGGTTTTTATAATACTTTATTATCTGGAGATGATCCAGCTTTAGTTATTGAATGTCTGAATGGATATAGAATCAAAGAAAAGTTACCGGAAAATTTAGGTTTTTTTAGAACTCCTATTGGAATAGTGGAAAGAACAAGGAAAGGAAAAGATATAACCATGGTAACATATGGTTCTACGTGGAGAATTGTAAATGAAGCTGCAGAAGAATTGCATAAAATCAATATTGATTCAGAAGTAATTGATATTCAATCTCTTTTACCTTTTGATTTACAAAAAGACATTGTAAAAAGTTTACAAAAAACCAACAGATTATTAATTATAGATGAGGATGTACCAGGTGGAGCTTCTGCTTATATTTTACAAAAAATATTAGAAGAACAAAATGGATATTATTATTTAGATAGTCCACCCGTTACGATTACGGCTAAAGAACATCGTCCTCCTTATGGATCAGATGGTGATTATTTTTCAAAACCTTCTGTTGAAAATATTGTAGAAAAAGTATTAAAAATAATGCATGATAGTTAG